A window of bacterium genomic DNA:
CCGACGACCGCGAGCAACCCGAATGCGACCAGCCATTGAGCAACGACCAAGGGCCTGAGCAGGGTCCCGTCGGCGACTCGGCGAAACAGGACGGCAACGTGCAGAACCGCAAGCGATACAGCTCCCGCAATGACGACCAGACGTCCGAGTCGTTGACTTAGGCCTCTCACTGGCGGCTAGGTTATGCGTCGTACTAACATTTGACAAGCACGCACGGCTAGGTCGGAAACTCGTCCGGGGTTAGTCGAAAAACTACCCCGGGGGGTAGGCAGAAAGCTGCGCGAATCACGCGCGGCGCTTCTCAGCACCGAAGCAGGGAGGAAGCAATGGAGTGGTTGTTCGAGCCGGAAGCCTGGATCGCACTGGTCACGCTGACCGCGCTCGAGATCGTACTGGGTGTCGACAACATCATCTTTATCTCGATCCTGACCGGCAAGCTCCCCCTCGAGCAGCGCGGCAAGGGGCGCACCCTGGGCCTCGCCGCCGCCATGGGTATGAGGATCCTGCTGCTGTTCTCGCTGGCGTGGGTCATCCGATTGACCGAGCCGGTTTTCGCTGTGTTCGGGCAGGGCGTCTCGGGGCGTGATCTCATCCTCCTGATCGGCGGGCTCTTCTTGCTTGCCAAGGCCACACACGAGATCCACCAGAAGCTCGAGGGCGTCGAAGGCGAGAAATCCGCAGCCGCGGCTGCCTCCTTCGGGTCGGTGATCTTCCAGATCATGCTGCTCGACATCGTCTTCTCACTCGACTCGGTGATCACCGCGGTTGGGATGGCCAAGCGCATCGAGGTGATGGTCGCCGCCGTGGTCATCGCCGTCGGTGTGATGATGGTGTTCGCCAAGGCCATCGCCGATTTTGTCGAGGGGCATCCGACCGTCAAGATGCTCGCACTGAGCTTTCTCTTGCTGATCGGCACCGCATTGGTCGCCGACGGACTCCATTTCCACATCCCCAAGGGCTACATCTATTTCGCCATGGGTTTTTCGGTGTTCGTCGAGATGCTGAACTTGAGGCTCAAGAAGGTTCGGGGCAAGCCGGTGAACTTGCGAGAGCCGTACGTGGAAGAGAAGACCGCGTAGCACGCCAGAGCCGCCGCGTGAGGATCTGCCGCCCGGGCTTGGTCGGTCCAGGGACACCTTGGCCTGAAAGTCACGGAACCGGCCGCTACTGAGCAATCTAGGCAAAGTGCGAGAAGCGTGAGGACCAATGCCGGACGGCAG
This region includes:
- a CDS encoding TerC family protein, encoding MEWLFEPEAWIALVTLTALEIVLGVDNIIFISILTGKLPLEQRGKGRTLGLAAAMGMRILLLFSLAWVIRLTEPVFAVFGQGVSGRDLILLIGGLFLLAKATHEIHQKLEGVEGEKSAAAAASFGSVIFQIMLLDIVFSLDSVITAVGMAKRIEVMVAAVVIAVGVMMVFAKAIADFVEGHPTVKMLALSFLLLIGTALVADGLHFHIPKGYIYFAMGFSVFVEMLNLRLKKVRGKPVNLREPYVEEKTA